From the Brachyhypopomus gauderio isolate BG-103 chromosome 5, BGAUD_0.2, whole genome shotgun sequence genome, one window contains:
- the LOC143514426 gene encoding B-cell receptor-associated protein 29-like isoform X3 has product MTLQWTSIAVFLYIEIGILIILSLPFISCQRWQKIFNLSIWNTVFRFWNKGFLAIIIILIVLFLDALREVRKYSTAEPSREAKMGFNAYDNLHMKLFRAQRNLYISGFSLFLWLVMRRVIMLISQLAVATSTQNDLRVKAEAANQAANKYREDMELLKQALLDDTGDGRSALGNELLSTEVKKLTEELKSSAEALTKSSSELQDMKKQTESLSKEYDRLLQEHQKLQNQMESNGKKDM; this is encoded by the exons ATGACCCTGCAGTGGACTTCAATCGCTGTGTTCCTCTACATTGAAATCGGAATTCTTATTatcctctctctgcctttcaTATCCTGCCAAAG ATGGCAGAAAATTTTCAACCTTAGCATATGGAACACTGTTTTTCGCTTCTGGAATAAGGGATTCCTGGCCATTATCATCATCCTCATTGTTCTCTTTCTAG ATGCTTTGAGGGAGGTTAGGAAGTATTCTACTGCAGAACCCAGCCGAGAGGCCAAGATGGGCTTCAACGCTTATGACAACTTGCACATGAAGCTGTTCAGGGCCCAGAGGAACCTGTACATTTCTggcttctctctcttcctgtggcT GGTTATGCGGCGGGTGATCATGTTGATAAGTCAGCTGGCAGTGGCCACCAGCACCCAAAATGATCTTCGTGTTAAGGCTGAAGCTGCTAACCAGGCAGCAAACAAGTACAGGGAGGACATGGAGCTGCTAAAGCAG GCTTTGCTGGATGATACAGGAGATGGCAGAAGTGCACTGGGGAATGAGCTTCTTAGCACTGAAGTTAAGAAACTCACAGAGGAGCTTAAATCATCTGCTGAAG CTCTGACGAAGTCAAGCTCAGAACTACAGGACATGAAGAAGCAAACAGAGTCTCTGAGCAAGGAGTATGACCGTTTACTTCAAGAGCACCAGAAATTGCAG AATCAGATGGAGAGCAATGGTAAGAAGGACATGTGA